One window of Erwinia aphidicola genomic DNA carries:
- a CDS encoding SMP-30/gluconolactonase/LRE family protein produces the protein MQTDNLTLEKLCSPAIWAEGPVWLPGQDAVVFSDVKGNRMFCWQRNGEVSLWRASSHYANGNALDNEGRVVSCEHGRRAISRTEHDGSVRLLVEKVDGKRFNSPNDVVVRSDGTIWFTDPPYGIVSDEEGYHAHSQVIGCYLYCFDPIEQRLTIAASDLQRPNGLAFSPDESLLYVADMSVVDFPTLGRRQLRVYPVDGRELGSGRLFAEVAPGFPDGFCVDPRGNLYCSCADGVIIFDSKGVTRGKIAVPERVSNCTLGGPQGNELYITATTSLYRAIVG, from the coding sequence ATGCAGACCGATAATCTGACGCTGGAAAAACTCTGCTCCCCGGCCATCTGGGCTGAGGGGCCGGTATGGCTGCCCGGCCAGGATGCAGTGGTGTTCAGCGACGTGAAGGGTAACCGCATGTTCTGCTGGCAGCGCAATGGCGAAGTCAGCCTGTGGCGGGCATCGTCGCACTACGCCAACGGCAATGCCCTGGATAATGAGGGCCGGGTGGTGAGCTGCGAGCATGGCCGCCGCGCCATCAGCCGCACCGAGCATGACGGCAGCGTCAGGCTGCTGGTGGAGAAGGTGGACGGCAAGCGTTTCAACTCGCCGAACGACGTCGTGGTGCGATCCGATGGCACGATCTGGTTCACCGATCCGCCTTACGGCATCGTCAGCGACGAGGAGGGCTATCACGCGCACAGCCAGGTGATCGGCTGTTATCTCTACTGCTTCGATCCGATCGAACAGCGGCTGACCATCGCCGCCAGCGATCTGCAACGCCCCAACGGGCTGGCCTTTTCGCCCGATGAAAGCCTGCTGTATGTCGCGGATATGTCGGTGGTTGACTTCCCGACGCTGGGTCGCCGCCAGCTCAGGGTCTATCCGGTAGATGGCCGGGAGCTGGGCAGCGGGCGGCTGTTTGCCGAGGTGGCCCCCGGTTTTCCGGATGGCTTCTGCGTGGATCCGCGCGGCAATCTTTACTGTAGCTGCGCCGACGGGGTGATTATTTTCGACAGCAAAGGCGTGACGCGCGGCAAGATCGCGGTGCCGGAACGGGTGTCAAACTGCACCCTCGGCGGCCCGCAGGGTAATGAGCTGTATATTACCGCCACCACCTCGCTGTACCGGGCGATCGTCGGTTAA
- a CDS encoding ABC transporter substrate-binding protein yields MKRHLLALTLGALLAGSLPAWADSYLDRATAAVTKATASVTEWDGPTTGPTLQKNKKVIFIASDMKNGGVQGVQQGLSEAAAAAGWKLETLDGGGSVKDQLAALNQAIAQRPDGIVIGGWNPNVAKIPLKKAVQQKIVLMAWHAEPQPGPIAKYNVVANITSDSNEVARLAAQYAVVQSGGKAQVLIFTDSLYQIALDKANAMKQEIEKCSGCKVVEFIDTPLADTANRMPSMTFSLLQKYGDSFQYALAINDLYFDFMAPALKTAGKGGKNAPFNISAGDGSISAFQRIRSGDSQIGTVAEPLKLHGWQLLDEFNRAFAGQPPSGYVTPAHLITRDNIGSDGGPQNHYDPQNDYQGHYKTIWGVK; encoded by the coding sequence ATGAAACGTCATCTTCTTGCTCTGACCCTTGGCGCCCTGCTGGCAGGTTCGCTGCCCGCCTGGGCCGACAGCTATCTCGATCGGGCCACGGCGGCGGTCACCAAAGCCACTGCCAGCGTCACAGAGTGGGACGGCCCGACGACCGGCCCGACCCTGCAAAAGAATAAGAAGGTGATTTTTATCGCCTCTGATATGAAAAACGGCGGCGTGCAGGGCGTGCAGCAGGGGCTGAGTGAAGCCGCGGCGGCGGCGGGCTGGAAGCTGGAAACCCTCGACGGTGGCGGCTCGGTGAAAGATCAGCTGGCGGCGCTCAATCAGGCGATCGCCCAGCGCCCTGACGGCATTGTTATTGGCGGCTGGAATCCGAACGTGGCGAAAATTCCGCTGAAAAAAGCGGTTCAGCAAAAAATCGTGCTGATGGCCTGGCACGCCGAACCGCAGCCGGGACCGATTGCCAAATATAACGTGGTCGCCAACATCACCTCAGACTCTAACGAGGTCGCCCGCCTTGCCGCGCAGTATGCGGTGGTGCAGTCCGGTGGCAAGGCGCAGGTGCTGATTTTCACCGATTCGCTGTATCAAATTGCCCTGGATAAGGCCAACGCGATGAAGCAGGAAATTGAGAAATGCAGCGGCTGTAAAGTGGTGGAGTTTATCGATACCCCGCTGGCCGATACCGCCAACCGTATGCCGTCGATGACCTTCAGCCTGCTGCAAAAATACGGCGACAGCTTCCAGTACGCGCTGGCGATCAACGACCTCTACTTTGACTTTATGGCCCCGGCGCTGAAGACCGCCGGCAAAGGCGGCAAAAACGCGCCGTTTAATATCTCCGCCGGGGATGGGTCAATCTCTGCCTTCCAGCGTATTCGCAGCGGCGACAGCCAGATCGGCACGGTGGCCGAGCCGCTGAAACTGCACGGCTGGCAGCTGCTGGATGAGTTTAACCGCGCCTTTGCCGGGCAGCCGCCATCAGGTTACGTCACCCCCGCGCATCTGATCACCCGCGATAATATCGGCAGCGACGGCGGGCCGCAGAACCATTACGACCCGCAGAATGATTATCAGGGGCATTACAAAACTATCTGGGGCGTGAAGTAA
- a CDS encoding ABC transporter permease: MSKTSVKSTALEQRVSLSEHGPAAWLMQIVTRYGLLLLCILLTLLFSLLSPSFASMLTLQAILASKAKIALLALAATIPMIVGKIDLNVGFGIVLWHILAITLQVEYGFSWQMAVLTVLAISAVYGLLNGILVALADIDSFVATLGSGTVLYAVALWHSGGRQIVGDLPDAFTALHHTEIFGIPIGAFYVLAVAIILWLITEHTPLGRCMYAVGGNPAAARLNGIAVNKFTIGAFIASSVLTGFSGVLIAAEQGVGQASVGMDYLLPALVGAFLGSTTIRPGRVNVWGTVVGIAILAIGIAGIQQFGGDFWVEPLFNGATLLLSITLAGYAQRRRMLNQKAVVRSQTAPATTPDNNQKTLTPGSTL; this comes from the coding sequence ATGTCCAAAACATCCGTGAAGTCTACCGCGCTGGAACAGCGGGTCAGCCTCAGCGAGCACGGCCCCGCCGCGTGGCTGATGCAGATCGTCACCCGCTACGGCCTGCTGCTGCTGTGTATTTTGCTCACCCTGCTGTTTTCCTTACTGTCGCCCTCATTTGCCAGCATGCTGACCTTACAGGCGATCCTCGCCAGTAAGGCCAAAATTGCCCTGCTGGCGCTGGCCGCCACCATTCCGATGATTGTTGGCAAAATCGACCTGAACGTCGGCTTTGGTATTGTGCTTTGGCATATCCTCGCCATCACCTTACAGGTGGAATATGGCTTCTCCTGGCAGATGGCGGTGCTGACCGTACTGGCCATCTCCGCCGTTTACGGCTTGCTGAACGGCATTCTGGTGGCGCTGGCCGATATCGATAGCTTCGTGGCTACCCTGGGCTCCGGCACCGTGCTGTACGCCGTGGCGCTGTGGCACTCCGGCGGCCGCCAGATCGTCGGCGATCTGCCTGATGCTTTTACCGCCCTGCATCATACCGAAATCTTCGGTATCCCAATCGGCGCGTTCTACGTACTGGCCGTGGCCATTATCCTGTGGCTGATCACCGAACACACCCCGCTTGGCCGCTGCATGTATGCCGTAGGCGGTAACCCTGCGGCGGCGCGGCTGAACGGTATTGCGGTGAATAAATTTACCATCGGTGCCTTTATCGCCTCCAGCGTGCTGACCGGCTTCAGCGGGGTGCTAATCGCCGCCGAACAGGGCGTTGGTCAGGCCAGCGTCGGCATGGATTACCTGCTGCCTGCGCTGGTGGGTGCATTCCTCGGCAGTACCACCATTCGCCCCGGACGCGTGAATGTCTGGGGCACCGTGGTCGGCATCGCCATCCTGGCAATCGGCATTGCCGGCATCCAGCAGTTCGGCGGCGACTTCTGGGTTGAACCGTTGTTTAACGGCGCCACCCTGCTGCTCTCCATCACCCTCGCCGGTTACGCCCAGCGTCGCCGGATGTTGAATCAAAAGGCCGTGGTGCGCAGTCAAACCGCTCCGGCTACCACTCCTGACAATAACCAGAAAACCCTCACTCCAGGGAGTACCTTATGA